The Seleniivibrio woodruffii genome window below encodes:
- the rfbA gene encoding glucose-1-phosphate thymidylyltransferase RfbA produces the protein MKGIILAGGSGTRLYPSTKTICKQLIPIYDKPMIYYPFSTLMLAGIREILIISTPVDISRFESLFGDGSELGMKIEYAVQEHPNGLAEAFIIGADFIGNDNVCMVLGDNLFYGRGLSLMLKKAVSDVENSGGASVFGYYVNDPERYGVASFDSEGNVTSIEEKPQNPKSNYAVTGLYFYDNKVVDISKSIKPSARGELEITTVNNEYLKEGSLRIELLGRGFAWLDTGTHESLLDASEFIHIIEKRQGIKIACVEEIARLNGWIDDNQLEELAKPMIKNDYGKYLMQIVNNNRKG, from the coding sequence ATGAAGGGAATTATTCTTGCAGGCGGAAGCGGCACAAGACTCTATCCGTCAACAAAAACGATATGTAAGCAGCTGATACCTATTTACGACAAACCGATGATCTATTATCCCTTTTCAACCCTTATGCTGGCGGGGATCAGGGAGATACTCATAATAAGCACTCCCGTTGACATCAGCCGTTTCGAGTCACTCTTCGGAGACGGAAGCGAACTGGGAATGAAGATTGAATATGCTGTGCAGGAGCATCCCAACGGTCTTGCGGAAGCTTTTATAATAGGTGCGGATTTCATCGGGAACGATAACGTCTGCATGGTGCTCGGCGACAATCTTTTCTATGGCAGGGGACTCTCACTGATGCTTAAAAAAGCTGTCAGCGATGTTGAAAACTCAGGCGGTGCTTCGGTTTTCGGGTACTATGTGAACGATCCGGAGAGATACGGAGTAGCCTCTTTCGACAGCGAAGGGAACGTTACCTCCATTGAGGAGAAGCCTCAGAATCCAAAATCCAACTATGCCGTCACGGGTCTTTACTTTTATGACAATAAGGTGGTTGATATCTCAAAAAGCATCAAACCGTCTGCCAGAGGCGAGCTTGAGATAACCACTGTTAACAACGAATATCTGAAAGAGGGCAGTTTGCGTATTGAACTTCTGGGCAGAGGGTTTGCGTGGCTTGACACCGGAACCCACGAAAGCCTTCTCGATGCATCGGAGTTCATACACATCATCGAAAAACGTCAGGGGATTAAGATCGCCTGCGTTGAAGAGATTGCCCGACTCAACGGCTGGATAGATGACAATCAGCTGGAGGAACTGGCAAAGCCCATGATTAAGAATGATTACGGTAAATATCTTATGCAGATAGTAAATAACAATAGAAAAGGCTGA
- the rfbC gene encoding dTDP-4-dehydrorhamnose 3,5-epimerase yields MPFIFNRLDIEGVVLIEPKVFSDERGFFTETYKRSDFAAAGLDFEFIQDNHSKSVKGVLRGLHYQLSPFAQGKLVRCIQGEILDVAVDIRKDSPTFGKWSAEKLSADNKRMLYIPVGFAHGFLVLSDTAEIVYKVHGGEYAPQYDRGIMWNDPELAIDWGVADVIVSDKDTKHPLFRDAEVF; encoded by the coding sequence ATGCCCTTTATTTTTAACAGACTCGACATTGAAGGCGTTGTGCTGATAGAGCCGAAGGTTTTCAGCGATGAGAGGGGTTTTTTCACCGAGACCTACAAACGCTCGGATTTTGCCGCCGCCGGGCTGGACTTTGAGTTCATTCAGGACAACCACTCAAAATCGGTCAAAGGTGTTCTGAGGGGACTCCATTATCAGCTGTCGCCGTTTGCGCAGGGCAAACTGGTGCGCTGTATTCAGGGTGAGATTCTGGATGTGGCGGTGGATATACGAAAGGATTCTCCAACATTCGGAAAATGGAGTGCTGAGAAGCTGAGTGCGGACAATAAGAGAATGCTATATATTCCGGTTGGCTTTGCTCACGGATTTCTGGTTTTAAGCGATACCGCAGAGATAGTGTATAAAGTGCACGGCGGCGAATATGCACCGCAATACGACAGAGGCATCATGTGGAATGATCCGGAGCTGGCAATTGACTGGGGTGTTGCTGATGTCATAGTTTCGGATAAAGATACGAAGCATCCTCTTTTCAGGGATGCCGAGGTTTTTTGA
- the rfbD gene encoding dTDP-4-dehydrorhamnose reductase, which yields MIWLTGCRGMLGRELALVFEREGLDFTGTGSETDITDPEAVRQFIESRRISWIVNCSAYTAVDKAEQESEKAESINRLGVRNLALAAEKLNAKMIHFSTDYVFRGDSGNPYRETDETGPVSAYGRTKLAGEQELVSACSKYFIFRISWLYGLYGGNFVRTMLRLMNERDSLGVVCDQRGAPTYAAALADNIAMLIKSDKSDYGIYHYSDDGDISWYDFASEIYEYGKKAGLIRKNTVISPITSDQYQTAAVRPAMSVFNRDKVVRVLGFCIKDWKTNLHEYLERIANENL from the coding sequence ATGATATGGCTGACTGGATGCAGAGGGATGCTGGGGCGTGAGCTGGCTCTGGTTTTTGAGCGTGAAGGGCTTGATTTCACAGGAACAGGCTCTGAAACAGATATCACCGATCCCGAAGCTGTCCGGCAGTTTATTGAGAGCAGGCGGATATCGTGGATTGTGAACTGCAGTGCCTACACGGCTGTGGACAAGGCCGAGCAGGAGAGCGAAAAAGCGGAGAGCATAAACAGGCTCGGAGTTCGGAACCTTGCTCTGGCTGCCGAAAAGCTCAATGCAAAAATGATACATTTTTCAACCGACTACGTTTTTCGTGGAGATTCGGGTAATCCATACAGAGAGACAGATGAGACCGGTCCGGTCTCTGCATATGGCCGCACCAAGCTGGCCGGAGAGCAGGAACTGGTAAGCGCCTGTTCAAAATATTTCATATTCAGGATAAGCTGGCTGTATGGTTTATACGGCGGCAACTTTGTCCGCACCATGCTCAGGCTTATGAACGAAAGAGATTCCCTCGGTGTCGTCTGCGACCAGAGGGGTGCGCCGACATATGCAGCCGCACTGGCTGATAACATTGCGATGCTCATAAAATCTGATAAATCGGACTACGGAATATATCATTACAGTGATGATGGGGATATTTCATGGTATGATTTTGCATCGGAAATCTATGAATACGGGAAAAAAGCCGGGCTGATAAGAAAAAACACTGTCATAAGCCCTATAACCTCAGATCAGTATCAGACAGCGGCCGTACGACCCGCTATGTCTGTTTTCAACAGAGATAAGGTCGTCCGTGTTCTGGGCTTCTGCATAAAAGACTGGAAAACTAACCTGCACGAGTATCTGGAGAGAATTGCCAATGAGAACCTTTAA
- the rfbB gene encoding dTDP-glucose 4,6-dehydratase, with amino-acid sequence MRTFKNIIVTGGAGFIGSNFIRYVFKNTDFEGRIINLDKLTYAGNAESLEDVRSEYPERYFFEHIDICDFDSVKDCMERYGADCIIHFAAESHVDRSIHGPADFIRTNINGTFTLLEVCRQVWGDRKDVLFHHVSTDEVFGSLGETGYFYETTPYDPRSPYSASKASSDHIVNAYHHTYGLNVTMSNCTNNYGQFQFPEKLIPVMLLNMLDEKPLPVYGDGMNIRDWLYVTDHCSGVWAVVCKGRIGETYNIGGENEWTNISLVNRMCEILAEKTGKETDYYKKLITYVKDRPGHDRRYAIKCDKIKSELGWNQSVTFDEGLNLTVDWYLSNSKWVESVRSGEYLKWVEKNYGGRNK; translated from the coding sequence ATGAGAACCTTTAAGAATATCATCGTAACCGGTGGAGCCGGATTTATAGGCTCAAATTTTATCCGCTACGTTTTTAAAAATACAGATTTCGAAGGCCGGATCATAAATCTGGACAAACTGACCTACGCCGGAAATGCGGAGAGTCTGGAAGACGTGCGCAGTGAGTATCCTGAAAGATATTTCTTTGAGCACATAGATATATGCGATTTCGATTCGGTGAAGGACTGCATGGAGAGGTACGGGGCAGACTGCATAATCCATTTTGCGGCTGAGTCCCATGTGGACAGATCCATACATGGTCCTGCGGACTTTATCCGAACCAACATCAACGGCACTTTCACTCTCCTTGAGGTTTGCCGTCAGGTCTGGGGGGACAGAAAGGACGTTCTTTTCCACCATGTCAGCACAGACGAGGTGTTCGGTTCTCTCGGAGAAACAGGTTATTTCTACGAGACCACACCCTATGACCCCAGAAGCCCTTATTCAGCATCCAAAGCCTCTTCGGATCATATTGTTAACGCCTATCACCACACATATGGCCTGAATGTTACCATGTCCAACTGCACAAATAACTACGGACAGTTTCAGTTCCCTGAGAAACTGATCCCAGTGATGCTTCTTAACATGCTCGATGAAAAACCTCTGCCCGTCTACGGCGACGGAATGAACATCCGTGACTGGCTGTATGTGACAGACCATTGCAGCGGTGTGTGGGCTGTTGTCTGCAAAGGAAGAATAGGTGAAACCTACAACATAGGCGGCGAGAACGAGTGGACAAACATCAGCCTTGTGAACCGGATGTGTGAGATACTGGCTGAAAAAACCGGTAAAGAAACCGACTATTACAAGAAACTTATAACATATGTGAAAGACAGGCCGGGACACGACAGACGATATGCCATTAAGTGCGACAAGATAAAGTCTGAGCTCGGCTGGAACCAGTCGGTAACGTTCGACGAGGGACTTAATCTCACCGTTGACTGGTATCTCTCCAACAGTAAATGGGTTGAGAGTGTCAGAAGCGGAGAATATCTCAAATGGGTGGAAAAGAACTACGGCGGACGTAATAAGTGA